From a single Gammaproteobacteria bacterium genomic region:
- the purF gene encoding amidophosphoribosyltransferase: MCGIVGIYSHEPVAQSLYDSLIHLQHRGQDAAGILTCNNKFFTKQGLGLVREIFNSEDLDSLQGNIGIAHTRYPTAGGYGQSDIQPLWIGSPRGIALAHNGNLVNYQAIADRIRYDQHRHLNSSLDSEVLLHLLADSLAKHSHTEHDDASFFDNLCRATRTIFQEVKGSYSVVTIVIGKGLVAFRDPHGIRPLAYGVRENADGTQDYIFASETTPFYALGFVPQGDLQPGEVAYVSTRGKLMRRVIEPKAFRPCVFEYVYFARPDATLDGVNVYRSRIRMGENLAKTWQRRFPDCLPDVVIPAPFTANTAALAFAQTLGVRYSEGLYKNPFIGRTFIMPNQKTRARHVRYKLTPQQIEIQNKNVLIVDDSIVRGTTSREIVKMVKEAGAKAIYFASSSPPIKNPCFYGIDIPTQKNLIAANDDEEGVRTFLGVDLLLYQTQEDLVEAVTRRGEHHIVKPCMACMDGQYICGNVDAEKAALSEATRQAEQKK, from the coding sequence ATGTGTGGAATAGTTGGGATATACAGTCATGAACCTGTTGCGCAATCACTCTATGATAGCCTCATTCATTTGCAACATCGTGGCCAAGATGCTGCAGGTATCTTAACTTGTAATAATAAATTTTTTACCAAGCAAGGTCTTGGCTTGGTTCGCGAAATATTTAATTCTGAGGATCTCGATTCTTTACAAGGCAATATAGGCATTGCGCATACGCGTTATCCGACAGCGGGGGGATATGGGCAATCAGATATTCAGCCGTTATGGATTGGTAGCCCGCGTGGCATTGCTTTAGCGCATAATGGCAACTTAGTGAATTACCAAGCTATTGCTGATCGTATTCGTTACGATCAACATCGTCATCTCAATTCTTCCCTTGATTCAGAAGTATTATTGCATCTCTTAGCTGATTCATTGGCTAAACATTCTCATACTGAACATGATGATGCTTCTTTTTTTGATAATTTATGCAGAGCGACCCGAACGATTTTTCAGGAAGTTAAAGGTTCCTATTCTGTCGTAACGATTGTCATTGGCAAAGGCTTGGTTGCTTTTCGGGATCCACACGGTATTCGTCCTTTAGCGTATGGCGTTAGAGAAAATGCCGATGGTACACAAGATTATATTTTTGCTTCTGAAACGACACCTTTTTATGCCCTCGGATTTGTACCTCAAGGTGACTTGCAACCTGGAGAAGTCGCCTATGTTTCGACGAGGGGAAAACTAATGCGACGCGTCATTGAGCCCAAAGCTTTCCGGCCGTGCGTATTCGAATATGTTTATTTTGCACGTCCTGATGCAACGCTTGATGGAGTCAATGTCTATCGCTCTCGCATTCGCATGGGAGAAAATTTAGCGAAAACATGGCAGCGCCGTTTTCCGGATTGTTTACCCGATGTTGTGATTCCAGCTCCATTTACCGCAAATACTGCAGCGCTTGCTTTTGCACAAACATTGGGGGTGCGTTATTCAGAAGGTTTATATAAAAATCCTTTCATTGGCCGCACTTTTATTATGCCTAACCAAAAAACTCGCGCCCGCCATGTTCGTTATAAACTCACCCCACAACAGATTGAAATCCAAAATAAAAATGTTTTAATCGTTGACGATAGTATTGTGCGCGGTACAACATCACGAGAAATTGTGAAAATGGTTAAAGAAGCAGGCGCAAAGGCAATTTATTTTGCTTCCAGTAGTCCACCGATTAAAAACCCTTGTTTTTATGGGATTGATATTCCAACGCAGAAAAATTTGATTGCAGCCAATGATGACGAAGAAGGAGTTCGTACTTTTTTAGGCGTCGACTTATTACTCTATCAAACCCAAGAAGATTTAGTGGAAGCAGTCACACGTCGCGGCGAACATCACATCGTAAAACCTTGTATGGCTTGTATGGATGGCCAATATATTTGTGGAAATGTAGACGCAGAAAAAGCAGCCTTGAGTGAAGCCACCCGACAAGCGGAGCAAAAAAAATGA
- a CDS encoding DMT family transporter, whose amino-acid sequence MNKLNPRMLVLFLFIVITWGIAWPVNKIGLQHMTPLWYTTLRLIIGTVTMMGIVIALKKFTWPKPKDYPLVTLIGFLQISLYILLTNIGLYYLPAGHSSMLAYTTPLWVMPIATLFFREEASALKWLGFLLGIGGLVILLSPWQLNWRDADVIFGSVMLLLASLCWAISMLCVRYMAWTKSPLELIPWQLLAGTIPILIYTFIQEPIFTVTWSPSLILSLLYTGVLVTGLSYWGGVIINKEVSTTIVSLGFLIVPVFSLIISAIFMNEAITILTASAMGLIVLGLACVVA is encoded by the coding sequence ATGAACAAACTCAATCCCCGCATGCTCGTGCTCTTTCTATTTATTGTCATTACCTGGGGAATCGCATGGCCTGTCAATAAGATTGGACTGCAGCACATGACGCCCCTCTGGTATACAACGCTGCGTTTGATCATAGGAACAGTTACCATGATGGGGATTGTGATTGCACTGAAAAAATTTACCTGGCCTAAACCCAAAGATTATCCACTCGTTACACTCATTGGGTTTTTGCAAATTAGCCTTTATATTTTGCTGACTAACATTGGCCTTTATTATCTTCCTGCCGGCCATTCCTCCATGCTTGCCTACACGACACCACTTTGGGTCATGCCTATCGCGACTCTCTTTTTTCGTGAAGAAGCTTCAGCACTTAAATGGTTAGGATTTCTTTTAGGAATTGGTGGTTTAGTCATTTTATTAAGTCCTTGGCAACTCAATTGGCGAGACGCGGATGTTATTTTTGGCAGTGTCATGTTACTTCTTGCCTCACTTTGCTGGGCCATTTCAATGCTTTGTGTGCGCTATATGGCTTGGACAAAATCGCCGCTTGAATTGATTCCTTGGCAATTATTAGCGGGCACGATACCCATATTGATTTATACCTTTATTCAAGAACCTATCTTCACCGTGACCTGGAGCCCGAGCTTAATTCTCTCTCTCCTTTATACCGGGGTACTTGTTACCGGACTTTCCTACTGGGGCGGCGTCATTATTAATAAAGAAGTTTCAACCACCATTGTGTCTTTAGGCTTTCTGATTGTACCGGTATTCAGTTTGATTATTTCTGCTATCTTCATGAACGAAGCGATTACGATTTTAACTGCTTCTGCGATGGGGTTAATTGTGCTGGGGTTAGCTTGCGTTGTGGCTTAA
- the purH gene encoding bifunctional phosphoribosylaminoimidazolecarboxamide formyltransferase/IMP cyclohydrolase: MRLIPIKRALLSVSDKTGIVPFAQKLNDLKVEIISTGGTSRLLSEAGIPHQKVEEVTGLPEMLEGRVKTLHPKIHGGILGRRDKHAAQAVLHEIDWIDLVVVNFYPFQDAEGTWDEVIEYIDIGGPAMARAAAKNFAWVGVVVDPHDYLSIMTELESSKSLSFETRENLAAKTFAITSTYDAMVADYFNSIREEKHAHPSDLNLKLTKQMDLRYGENPHQRAYAYQFKDATTGMLTARKLQGKPLSYNNLLDAEAAVNLSTEFTAPTCVIVKHGNPCGVASALTLVDAYVKAFTADSVAAFGGIVALNYPCDDDCAGKILANFTEMVIAPAYSEAALARFAEKPNLRLLLMPEKDEHDHEIRFISGGILLQEKDKHLVSANNLKVVTQTQLSQGDLEAMAFAWKILKHIKSNAILLTKGNKTVGIGAGQVSRIDAVEMALKKAGPNAKGAILASDAFFPFRDSIDTIAQSGIGAIVQPGGSIRDEEVIAACNEHGIPMAFTGVRCFKH; the protein is encoded by the coding sequence ATGCGACTTATCCCCATAAAACGCGCACTACTTTCAGTTTCAGATAAAACCGGTATCGTACCGTTTGCTCAAAAACTCAATGACTTAAAAGTCGAAATTATTTCTACGGGCGGAACTTCCCGCTTATTAAGTGAAGCTGGCATCCCTCATCAAAAAGTGGAAGAAGTGACCGGGTTACCGGAAATGCTTGAGGGGAGAGTCAAAACACTGCATCCCAAAATTCATGGCGGCATTTTAGGTCGTCGCGATAAGCATGCCGCGCAAGCCGTTTTGCATGAAATTGATTGGATCGATTTAGTAGTTGTTAACTTCTATCCATTTCAAGATGCTGAAGGAACGTGGGATGAAGTGATCGAGTACATTGATATAGGTGGGCCTGCCATGGCGCGGGCGGCTGCGAAAAACTTTGCTTGGGTTGGCGTTGTGGTTGATCCGCACGATTACTTATCAATCATGACTGAACTTGAATCATCCAAAAGTTTATCCTTCGAAACCCGTGAAAATTTAGCCGCTAAAACTTTTGCAATCACCAGTACTTATGATGCAATGGTAGCCGATTATTTCAATTCCATTCGTGAAGAAAAACATGCTCATCCTTCTGATTTAAATTTAAAGCTTACAAAACAAATGGATTTACGTTATGGCGAAAATCCCCATCAACGTGCTTATGCATATCAATTCAAAGATGCGACCACTGGAATGTTGACCGCAAGAAAGTTGCAAGGTAAGCCCCTTTCTTATAATAATTTGTTGGATGCAGAAGCTGCAGTTAATTTATCCACCGAATTTACAGCCCCTACTTGTGTCATCGTTAAACATGGTAATCCCTGTGGGGTGGCTTCAGCGCTAACTCTGGTCGATGCTTATGTGAAGGCATTTACCGCAGATTCTGTTGCAGCATTCGGTGGTATCGTTGCATTAAATTATCCTTGCGATGATGATTGTGCGGGTAAGATTCTCGCAAACTTTACTGAAATGGTGATAGCCCCTGCCTACTCAGAAGCAGCGCTTGCACGCTTTGCTGAAAAACCTAATTTACGTTTACTACTAATGCCAGAAAAGGATGAGCATGATCATGAAATTCGCTTTATCTCTGGTGGTATTTTATTACAAGAAAAAGATAAGCATCTGGTTTCTGCCAATAATTTAAAAGTTGTCACCCAAACGCAACTTTCTCAAGGTGACCTAGAGGCAATGGCCTTTGCTTGGAAAATTTTGAAACATATTAAATCAAACGCTATTTTACTGACAAAAGGTAACAAAACCGTTGGAATTGGCGCAGGTCAAGTTTCCCGGATTGATGCTGTCGAAATGGCGCTTAAAAAAGCAGGGCCCAATGCTAAAGGTGCGATTCTTGCATCGGATGCTTTTTTTCCGTTTCGGGATAGTATAGATACCATCGCTCAGTCAGGCATTGGTGCCATTGTTCAGCCCGGTGGCTCAATCCGTGATGAAGAAGTTATTGCGGCTTGTAATGAACATGGGATCCCAATGGCTTTTACAGGCGTGCGATGTTTTAAGCATTAA
- the purN gene encoding phosphoribosylglycinamide formyltransferase → MRLSILGSTRGTHLHTLVEAISVGKLKASIEIVISNKPDALILSVAKNYGLKTFSIKAENLSREDFDAKLATALSEYDFDLIVLIGYMRILSPTFVQHWRHKIINIHPSLLPAFEGKMDLAVHKAVLEAKVPETGCTVHYVTDEVDRGPAVLQKKCKILQDDTPETLKARVQELEGLALIEAIDLLSKNLA, encoded by the coding sequence ATGCGCTTAAGTATTTTAGGCTCAACACGCGGAACCCATTTACATACGTTAGTTGAAGCGATTTCAGTTGGGAAATTGAAGGCAAGTATTGAAATTGTCATAAGCAACAAACCTGATGCTCTTATTTTAAGCGTGGCTAAAAATTATGGATTAAAGACCTTTTCTATCAAGGCCGAAAATTTATCCCGCGAAGATTTCGATGCAAAGCTTGCGACCGCACTTAGTGAATATGATTTTGATCTTATTGTTCTCATCGGCTACATGCGTATATTGTCCCCAACTTTTGTACAGCATTGGCGCCATAAAATTATTAATATCCATCCCTCACTCCTCCCAGCTTTTGAGGGAAAGATGGATTTGGCTGTCCATAAGGCGGTGCTCGAGGCGAAAGTTCCTGAGACGGGCTGCACCGTACATTATGTGACTGACGAAGTGGACCGAGGTCCTGCCGTTTTACAGAAAAAATGTAAGATTTTACAAGATGATACCCCAGAAACTTTGAAAGCGCGGGTTCAAGAACTTGAAGGATTAGCGTTGATTGAAGCGATTGATTTATTATCCAAAAATTTGGCATAA
- the purE gene encoding 5-(carboxyamino)imidazole ribonucleotide mutase, which yields MTKILVSVLMGSKSDWTIMQETSSMLDRLGIPHQARALSAHRTPDALFHYLQEAESAGVEVFIAAAGGAAHLPGVIAAKTTRPVLGVPMSSSTFTNGLDALLSIVQMPAGIPVGTLAVGKAGAINAAILAASILGNKYPIYAEAITQLRQSQADDVIKNSELKG from the coding sequence ATGACAAAAATTTTAGTGAGTGTGTTAATGGGTTCCAAATCAGATTGGACTATCATGCAAGAAACAAGTTCGATGTTGGACCGATTAGGAATACCTCATCAAGCTCGCGCTTTATCAGCGCATCGTACACCCGATGCCTTGTTTCATTATCTTCAGGAAGCAGAATCTGCAGGTGTTGAAGTTTTTATTGCAGCAGCAGGGGGTGCAGCTCACTTACCCGGTGTCATCGCTGCGAAGACGACACGTCCTGTACTCGGTGTGCCGATGTCTTCCTCTACTTTTACGAATGGTTTAGACGCTTTACTTTCAATTGTCCAAATGCCTGCAGGAATTCCAGTGGGCACCTTAGCCGTGGGCAAAGCAGGCGCAATTAATGCAGCGATTCTTGCTGCCAGTATTCTTGGAAATAAGTACCCAATTTATGCTGAGGCCATTACTCAATTGAGACAAAGCCAAGCTGATGACGTAATCAAAAACTCAGAATTGAAAGGATAA
- a CDS encoding serine hydroxymethyltransferase, which produces MLNDRKLWDFDPELWQAMENELVRQEQHIELIASENYVSPAVLIAQGSVLTNKYAEGYPGKRYYGGCEFVDVAENLAIARAKELFGADYVNVQPHSGSQANAEAYMALLQPGDKVLGMSLAHGGHLTHGSPVNFSGKLYQFYAYGLDEETGEIDYEQAEKLAIEHQPKLIVTGFSAYSRIVDWQRFRAIADRVGAFLLADIAHVAGLVAAGVYPSPVQIADVTTTTTHKTLRGPRGGMIMAKHNPDLEKKLNSAVFPGSQGGPLMHVIAAKAVALKEALQDDFKVYQKQIVANARAMAEVIQARGYKILSDGTDNHLILIDLIEKKITGKDAEATLGRAFITTNKNAVPNDPQSPFITSGLRIGTPAITTRGFKEKEAKIVADWICDILEDLQNETKIAKIKQEVLKLCAAFPVYKQKENRENKSVSS; this is translated from the coding sequence ATGCTTAATGATCGTAAATTGTGGGATTTTGATCCTGAACTTTGGCAAGCTATGGAAAATGAATTAGTTCGACAAGAACAACATATCGAGCTTATCGCATCTGAAAATTATGTTAGTCCTGCAGTTTTAATCGCCCAAGGTTCAGTGCTCACCAACAAATATGCAGAAGGGTATCCCGGCAAACGTTATTACGGTGGCTGCGAATTTGTAGATGTTGCAGAAAATTTAGCGATTGCACGCGCTAAAGAATTATTCGGTGCAGACTACGTTAATGTGCAACCGCACTCGGGTTCGCAAGCTAATGCAGAAGCTTACATGGCGCTTTTGCAACCCGGTGACAAAGTCCTTGGCATGAGTCTTGCGCACGGCGGCCATTTAACGCATGGCTCACCCGTTAATTTTTCAGGCAAGCTTTATCAGTTTTATGCTTATGGTTTAGATGAAGAAACAGGGGAAATTGATTACGAGCAAGCCGAAAAGCTTGCGATCGAACATCAGCCGAAATTAATTGTGACGGGTTTCTCTGCTTATTCCCGCATCGTTGATTGGCAACGTTTCCGTGCCATTGCAGATCGAGTGGGTGCTTTTTTGCTTGCAGATATTGCACACGTCGCTGGATTAGTTGCGGCCGGTGTGTACCCTTCGCCTGTACAAATTGCAGATGTTACAACGACTACCACGCATAAGACATTACGCGGTCCACGGGGCGGCATGATTATGGCAAAGCATAATCCTGACTTAGAAAAAAAATTAAATTCTGCCGTATTTCCCGGTAGTCAAGGCGGTCCATTAATGCATGTTATTGCTGCAAAAGCGGTTGCATTGAAAGAAGCTTTGCAAGATGATTTCAAAGTCTATCAAAAACAAATCGTCGCAAATGCACGCGCTATGGCTGAAGTGATTCAAGCTCGCGGATATAAAATTTTGAGTGATGGTACAGATAACCATCTTATATTAATTGATTTAATTGAAAAGAAAATCACGGGTAAGGACGCAGAAGCAACGTTGGGTCGAGCCTTTATTACTACCAATAAAAATGCTGTGCCAAATGATCCGCAATCACCCTTCATTACCAGCGGTTTACGTATCGGAACGCCTGCCATCACGACTCGAGGATTTAAGGAGAAAGAAGCAAAAATCGTTGCGGATTGGATTTGTGATATTTTAGAGGATCTGCAAAATGAAACAAAAATCGCTAAAATTAAACAAGAAGTGTTGAAGCTTTGCGCAGCCTTTCCCGTGTATAAGCAGAAAGAAAATCGAGAAAATAAATCTGTGTCTTCTTAA
- a CDS encoding hydroxymethylglutaryl-CoA reductase — protein sequence MRWQKTEHIAAIPLRIVGPVTIISNEVNGAVPLPLATLEAPLWPSTHRGAKVCTQAGGIRATIVDERMSRSILVEGNCVKDVFEAYTDIQKQKETLQALVRTTSQYANLLDINAQLIGTLLYLRLELLTGDAAGHNMTTLAADRLLEWILSRYPKLHYVSISGNFCSDKKTSAVNGILGRGKNVIAEVTISRELCKQLLKTAPEKIVDLHIKKNLMGNIIAGGLRTANAHFANMLLGFYLATGQDAANIIEGSQGMVHAVVQGDDLYFSVTLPNLIVGAVGNGKTLPFVTENLQRLGCLDKQPPGYNGRRLAIIAAAAVLCGELSLLAAQTNQGELMRSHIKLERRKQKGEGRNRVAT from the coding sequence ATGCGTTGGCAGAAAACAGAACATATTGCAGCGATCCCTTTAAGGATCGTGGGTCCGGTAACTATTATCAGTAATGAAGTTAATGGTGCAGTGCCGTTACCGCTAGCCACGCTTGAAGCTCCCTTGTGGCCTTCGACCCATCGCGGTGCAAAGGTGTGTACGCAAGCAGGTGGCATTCGCGCGACGATTGTTGACGAACGGATGTCGCGCTCTATTTTGGTAGAAGGCAATTGTGTTAAGGATGTTTTTGAAGCTTATACAGATATTCAAAAACAAAAGGAAACCTTACAAGCCCTTGTTCGGACCACGAGTCAATACGCCAATTTACTCGATATTAATGCGCAACTTATTGGCACGCTTCTTTATTTGCGTCTCGAATTATTAACCGGCGATGCAGCGGGTCACAATATGACAACGCTCGCAGCAGACCGCTTGCTTGAATGGATTTTATCGCGTTATCCAAAATTGCATTACGTTTCGATATCCGGCAATTTTTGTTCGGATAAAAAAACATCTGCAGTTAATGGTATTTTAGGTCGGGGTAAAAATGTGATTGCTGAAGTCACGATATCGCGCGAACTCTGTAAACAATTATTAAAAACTGCGCCTGAGAAAATTGTTGATTTGCATATTAAGAAAAATTTAATGGGCAATATTATTGCTGGAGGATTGCGAACTGCGAATGCTCATTTTGCAAATATGCTGCTCGGTTTTTACTTAGCTACCGGTCAAGATGCCGCCAATATTATTGAAGGTTCGCAAGGCATGGTGCATGCAGTTGTTCAAGGGGATGATTTATATTTTTCAGTGACATTACCTAATCTAATTGTGGGTGCTGTGGGTAATGGCAAAACATTACCTTTCGTCACGGAAAACTTACAACGTCTCGGATGTTTGGATAAACAACCACCGGGTTATAATGGCAGACGTTTAGCAATTATAGCAGCCGCCGCTGTGTTGTGCGGTGAACTCTCCTTGCTAGCTGCACAAACCAATCAAGGGGAATTGATGCGTAGCCACATTAAGTTGGAAAGACGTAAACAGAAAGGGGAAGGGCGTAATCGTGTGGCAACATAA
- the purD gene encoding phosphoribosylamine--glycine ligase, whose translation MNILVIGTGGREHALVKQLKSAVNQPKVFCYGPYRNPGIAILSDGYRIGDLSDVEQIKIQAQQWKISLVLIGPEAPLRDGVADALWHCNIPTIGPRKYLAQIETSKAFARHFMNRFDIPGAPRFGQFNQLDQARPFLEGLGDDHYVIKADGLMSGKGVKVAGEHLFSQQEALAFCQSILAQNQSFVIEEKLIGQEFSLMCFCDGKTLVPMPVVQDHKRAFVNDQGPNTGGMGSYSDADHRLPFLTEDEIKQALAINQGVIDGFNKAGGDPYIGILYGSFIATAKGVFVIEFNARFGDPEIFNVLSILETDLLTICNAMVNGTLHETEVRFKKFATVCKYLVPQGYPDQPQQPRFQPPLSFHNTSLFLAGINETSDGLFATGARTAAFVGRGKTITEAHLAAEEALRQMQGAFYYREDIGSPQLIEKKMRAMAQLRISKCA comes from the coding sequence ATGAATATCTTAGTCATCGGCACCGGGGGCCGAGAACATGCACTCGTTAAGCAATTAAAAAGTGCAGTAAACCAACCTAAAGTATTCTGTTATGGCCCTTATCGTAATCCCGGTATCGCGATCCTCAGTGATGGTTATCGTATCGGTGATTTAAGCGATGTCGAGCAAATTAAAATTCAAGCCCAACAGTGGAAAATTAGTCTTGTCTTGATTGGTCCTGAAGCGCCCCTAAGAGATGGCGTGGCAGATGCGCTTTGGCATTGCAATATTCCTACGATTGGTCCACGAAAATATTTAGCTCAAATCGAAACGAGTAAAGCTTTTGCACGACATTTTATGAACCGGTTCGATATTCCTGGCGCTCCACGTTTCGGTCAATTTAATCAACTGGATCAAGCACGTCCTTTTTTAGAAGGATTAGGCGATGATCACTATGTTATTAAAGCCGATGGTTTAATGAGTGGAAAAGGGGTAAAAGTCGCAGGGGAACATTTATTTTCGCAGCAAGAAGCTTTAGCTTTTTGCCAGTCGATTCTTGCGCAAAACCAATCGTTTGTCATTGAGGAGAAGCTGATAGGCCAAGAATTTTCGTTAATGTGTTTTTGCGATGGCAAAACGCTTGTGCCCATGCCGGTGGTTCAAGATCACAAACGAGCCTTTGTAAACGATCAGGGTCCCAATACGGGTGGTATGGGCAGCTATTCTGATGCAGATCATCGCTTGCCTTTTTTAACCGAAGATGAAATTAAGCAAGCATTAGCAATTAATCAAGGTGTGATTGATGGCTTCAACAAAGCAGGGGGCGATCCTTATATTGGTATTTTGTATGGCAGTTTCATCGCTACAGCAAAGGGTGTATTTGTGATTGAATTTAATGCCCGGTTTGGGGATCCTGAAATTTTTAATGTTTTATCCATTTTAGAAACAGATTTATTAACCATTTGTAATGCGATGGTGAATGGTACATTACATGAAACAGAAGTGCGTTTCAAAAAGTTTGCAACCGTCTGTAAATATCTTGTTCCACAAGGTTATCCTGACCAACCACAGCAACCGCGTTTTCAACCTCCTTTGAGTTTCCATAACACTTCCTTATTTTTAGCTGGCATTAATGAAACATCTGACGGCTTGTTTGCCACGGGTGCTCGTACTGCAGCTTTTGTGGGTAGGGGAAAAACGATCACAGAAGCTCATTTAGCAGCTGAAGAAGCGTTGCGACAAATGCAGGGTGCTTTCTATTACCGGGAAGATATTGGTTCGCCGCAACTCATTGAGAAAAAAATGCGAGCCATGGCGCAACTTAGGATTTCAAAATGCGCTTAA